Proteins encoded within one genomic window of Schaalia sp. HMT-172:
- a CDS encoding polyprenyl synthetase family protein, with translation MSAQTPDLHVPDLESRITPGLEVVERRLLDAVSSSRDLTDELTRHLAVAGGKRMRPLLTLVCAQLGDPERALDDRVITAATAVELTHLASLYHDDVMDSAPTRRGVPSAQHLWGNNRAILAGDILFARASLLVASLGPEIVAHHARTFERLCEGQLNETFGPVDGADRVDFYLQVLADKTGSLVSTAASFGALLSGAGQLMADVVADFGEKVGVAFQIADDVLDLASSGEQSGKTPGTDLREGVDTLPVLLLRRREAAGTIDEAGARILRELAGDLSSDEALASVVEQLRGHDVLEETRELARTWAGDAIAALAPLPKGEAKTALEAFANLMVDRLV, from the coding sequence GTGAGTGCTCAAACACCCGATCTTCATGTTCCCGACCTCGAGTCCCGCATTACCCCGGGGCTCGAGGTCGTCGAGCGTCGTCTTCTTGACGCCGTTTCCTCGTCGCGTGACCTGACGGACGAGCTGACACGTCATCTGGCGGTCGCGGGCGGTAAGCGGATGCGTCCGCTCCTGACCCTCGTCTGCGCGCAGCTGGGCGACCCCGAGCGCGCGCTCGACGACAGGGTCATCACGGCTGCAACGGCTGTCGAGCTGACGCACCTGGCCTCCCTGTACCACGACGACGTCATGGATTCCGCGCCGACCCGTCGCGGGGTCCCCTCGGCCCAGCACCTGTGGGGTAACAATCGAGCGATTCTGGCCGGCGATATTCTCTTCGCGCGCGCCTCGCTGCTGGTGGCGTCGCTGGGCCCGGAGATTGTGGCTCACCACGCGCGCACCTTCGAGCGCCTGTGTGAGGGCCAGCTCAACGAGACCTTCGGCCCGGTTGACGGTGCGGATCGTGTGGACTTCTACCTGCAGGTCCTGGCGGATAAGACCGGCTCGCTGGTGTCGACGGCCGCCTCTTTTGGCGCCTTGCTGTCGGGTGCCGGCCAGCTGATGGCCGACGTGGTCGCCGACTTCGGTGAGAAGGTGGGCGTCGCCTTCCAGATCGCCGACGACGTGCTGGATTTGGCGTCCTCGGGCGAGCAGTCCGGCAAGACCCCGGGCACCGACCTGCGTGAGGGCGTGGACACGCTGCCCGTCCTCCTGCTGCGCCGCCGCGAGGCCGCCGGCACCATCGACGAGGCGGGGGCGCGCATCCTGCGCGAGCTCGCGGGTGACCTATCCTCCGACGAGGCCCTGGCCTCGGTCGTCGAGCAGCTGCGCGGCCATGACGTGCTGGAGGAGACGCGCGAGCTGGCGCGCACCTGGGCCGGCGACGCGATCGCTGCCCTGGCTCCGCTGCCGAAGGGCGAGGCGAAGACCGCGCTCGAGGCCTTCGCGAACCTCATGGTGGATCGACTGGTCTGA
- a CDS encoding FAD-dependent oxidoreductase codes for MAPLNVAVIGAGPAGIYASDILSKSGLEVNIDLFERLPAPYGLVRYGVAPDHPRIKQIIVALYKILQRGDIRLLGNVEVGRDVTIDDLRDHYDAIIIATGADRDHPLDIPGVDLPESYGAADFVSWYDGNPDYPRTWPLKAREVAVLGVGNVALDVSRVLAKHAEDMLKTEVPANVAEALADNPITDVHVFGRRGPAQVKFTPLELRELGKVPDVDVIVSEEDFDFDEGSEEALRASNQQRQVVKTLTNYAMADPEEHTASRRIHIHLFQAPVEIVADERGHVKALRTERTALNGDGTVSGTGVITTWPVQAVYRAVGYFSSPIPGLPFDERAGVVPNVEGRVIEGDTTKDESAPVIPGVYATGWIKRGPVGLIGSTKSDAQQTITHLVEDASQGRLHANTAEVGHEAMVALLESRGVEFTTWEGWELLDAYEQALGEDYGELPGGRGTRERVKVVSRRAMTDISRGAQVDPASADLIGDMGEMGVPTAPERFDDYTGPGRRN; via the coding sequence TTGGCACCGCTCAACGTTGCCGTCATCGGCGCCGGTCCCGCTGGCATCTACGCGTCGGACATCCTGTCGAAGTCGGGGCTCGAGGTGAATATCGACCTTTTCGAGCGGCTTCCCGCCCCCTACGGGCTTGTGCGCTACGGTGTGGCGCCCGACCACCCGCGCATTAAGCAGATCATCGTCGCCCTGTACAAGATCCTCCAGCGCGGAGACATTCGCCTGCTCGGCAACGTCGAGGTGGGCCGCGACGTGACGATCGACGACCTGCGCGACCACTACGACGCGATCATCATCGCGACCGGTGCGGACCGCGACCATCCGCTCGACATTCCCGGCGTGGACCTGCCCGAGTCCTACGGCGCCGCCGACTTCGTGTCCTGGTACGACGGCAACCCGGACTACCCGCGCACGTGGCCGCTGAAGGCCCGCGAGGTCGCGGTCCTTGGTGTGGGGAACGTGGCCTTGGACGTCTCGCGCGTTCTCGCCAAGCACGCCGAGGATATGCTCAAGACTGAGGTGCCGGCCAACGTCGCCGAGGCCCTGGCTGACAACCCGATCACGGACGTGCACGTGTTCGGCCGCCGCGGTCCGGCGCAGGTGAAGTTCACGCCGCTGGAGCTGCGTGAGCTGGGTAAGGTGCCGGACGTGGACGTCATCGTCTCGGAGGAGGATTTCGACTTCGACGAGGGGTCTGAGGAGGCGCTGCGCGCGTCGAACCAGCAGCGCCAGGTCGTCAAGACCCTGACGAACTACGCGATGGCCGATCCTGAGGAGCACACGGCGTCGCGTCGTATCCACATCCACCTGTTCCAGGCCCCGGTCGAGATCGTCGCTGACGAGCGCGGCCACGTGAAGGCGCTGCGCACCGAGCGCACCGCCCTGAACGGCGACGGCACTGTGTCGGGCACGGGCGTCATCACGACGTGGCCCGTGCAGGCCGTGTACCGCGCGGTGGGCTACTTCTCGTCGCCGATCCCGGGCCTGCCCTTCGACGAGCGCGCCGGCGTGGTCCCCAACGTTGAGGGGCGCGTCATCGAGGGCGACACCACGAAGGACGAGTCCGCGCCCGTCATCCCCGGCGTGTACGCGACCGGGTGGATCAAGCGCGGCCCCGTCGGCCTCATCGGTTCGACGAAGTCCGACGCGCAGCAGACGATCACGCACCTCGTGGAGGACGCCTCGCAGGGGCGCCTGCACGCGAACACCGCCGAGGTTGGGCACGAGGCCATGGTGGCGCTCCTGGAGTCGCGCGGCGTCGAGTTCACGACCTGGGAGGGTTGGGAGCTGCTGGACGCCTACGAACAGGCCCTCGGTGAGGACTACGGTGAGCTTCCGGGCGGCCGTGGCACGCGCGAGCGCGTGAAGGTCGTGTCGCGTCGCGCGATGACCGACATTTCGCGCGGCGCGCAGGTGGACCCCGCCTCCGCCGACCTGATCGGCGATATGGGCGAGATGGGCGTGCCCACCGCCCCCGAGCGCTTCGACGACTACACGGGGCCGGGGCGCCGCAACTGA
- the htpX gene encoding zinc metalloprotease HtpX: MVHRNYHNGLKTTLLLGGMWALLVCIGALVAQGTGRAIWIVVFAGIGLAQTAYSYWNSASIALRSMNAYPVSELERPELYAIVRELSERACQPMPRIWVAPTMTPNAFATGRNPNNAAVCCTEGILEILNERELRGVLGHELMHVYNRDILTSSVAAAMGGVITSVAQFLMFFGAGNRRDEQGGVGVLGLIAMSLLAPIASMLIQFSLSRTREFDADEDGARLTEDPLALASALRKLEMTTDRRPMVDTPRTRNVAAMMIANPFRGRSLGRLFATHPPMEQRIARLEQIAGY, encoded by the coding sequence ATGGTGCACCGCAACTATCACAATGGCCTGAAGACGACGCTGCTGCTGGGCGGCATGTGGGCGTTGCTCGTGTGCATTGGGGCGCTCGTGGCGCAGGGCACCGGGCGGGCCATCTGGATCGTCGTGTTTGCGGGCATTGGGCTGGCGCAGACCGCCTACTCGTACTGGAATTCGGCATCGATCGCGCTGCGCTCCATGAACGCCTACCCGGTCAGCGAACTCGAACGGCCCGAGCTCTACGCCATCGTTCGCGAGCTTTCCGAGCGCGCGTGCCAGCCCATGCCTCGTATTTGGGTGGCGCCGACGATGACGCCGAACGCCTTTGCGACGGGCCGTAATCCGAACAATGCCGCCGTGTGCTGCACGGAGGGGATCCTCGAGATCCTCAATGAGCGCGAGCTGCGCGGCGTCCTCGGGCACGAGCTGATGCACGTGTACAACCGGGACATCCTGACCTCGTCGGTGGCCGCCGCGATGGGTGGCGTCATCACGTCGGTCGCGCAGTTCCTGATGTTTTTCGGCGCGGGAAACAGGCGGGACGAGCAGGGGGGAGTGGGCGTCCTCGGTCTCATCGCGATGAGCCTGCTCGCGCCGATCGCTTCGATGCTCATCCAGTTCTCGCTGTCGCGTACCCGGGAGTTCGATGCCGACGAGGATGGGGCCAGGCTCACCGAGGATCCGCTCGCCCTGGCGTCGGCGCTGCGCAAGCTGGAGATGACGACCGACCGGCGCCCGATGGTCGATACGCCCCGGACGCGCAACGTCGCCGCCATGATGATCGCGAATCCGTTCCGCGGCCGATCGCTGGGACGCCTGTTTGCGACCCACCCGCCGATGGAGCAGCGGATCGCCCGCCTGGAGCAGATCGCGGGCTACTAG
- a CDS encoding YajQ family cyclic di-GMP-binding protein, translating to MADSSFDVVSKLDRQEVDNAVNQTAKEIANRYDFRGVDAAITLSGDTIAMEANSASRVMAILDVLQSKLIRRGLSLKVLDYKDREPKASGKLFKLTCPLKEGIPQDTAKKISKLIREEGPKGVKAQIQGDELRVSSKSRDDLQTVIALLKGPKGEELDVALQFVNYR from the coding sequence ATGGCAGACTCCTCCTTCGACGTTGTCTCCAAGCTCGACCGCCAGGAGGTCGATAACGCCGTCAACCAGACCGCCAAGGAGATCGCCAACCGCTACGACTTCCGCGGCGTCGACGCGGCCATCACCCTGAGCGGGGACACGATCGCCATGGAGGCGAACTCCGCGTCCCGCGTCATGGCAATCCTCGACGTCCTGCAGTCCAAACTCATCCGCCGCGGCCTGTCCCTAAAGGTCCTCGACTACAAGGACCGCGAGCCCAAGGCCTCCGGCAAGCTCTTTAAACTGACCTGCCCCCTCAAGGAGGGCATCCCCCAGGACACCGCGAAGAAGATCTCGAAACTGATCCGTGAGGAAGGCCCCAAGGGCGTCAAAGCCCAGATTCAGGGTGACGAACTTCGCGTTTCCTCCAAGTCCCGAGACGACCTACAGACCGTCATCGCCCTCCTCAAGGGCCCCAAGGGTGAGGAACTGGACGTCGCGCTCCAGTTCGTGAACTACCGCTGA
- the rpmG gene encoding 50S ribosomal protein L33 has translation MASKSQDVRPKITLACSECKERNYITKKNRRNTPDRLELAKYCPRCHKSTAHRETR, from the coding sequence GTGGCAAGCAAGTCTCAGGACGTTCGCCCCAAGATCACTCTGGCCTGCTCGGAGTGCAAGGAGCGCAACTACATCACCAAGAAGAACCGTCGTAACACGCCGGATCGTCTCGAACTGGCGAAGTATTGCCCGCGCTGCCACAAGTCGACGGCGCACCGCGAGACCCGCTGA